In Limibacter armeniacum, the sequence GTGTTCATTCTGTGGGTATTCCACCTGAAATGAGAAGAAGGGGCTATGCAGAGCAAATAATGAAATTACTGATCAATCTTGCAGTTGAAAATCAATATGAATATATAACCCTACAAGCGTCTAGTATGGGCAAACACTTATACCTGAAACTAGGTTTTGAAGAGCAGTTTTTGATCAGAAACTACACTTTAAAACACTATACATAGTAAATCATTTCAAACACCACCTTTTATCTAGTTAGAATAAAAACCATAAGGAGTGAACAGTCACAACCAAGCTTACAAACTATATTTTCTAAGCCAGACCCAAAGAGTACTTGGGTCTGGTTTTTATTTGCACGCCATCAAAAAAATGGGCTATTGAATACTATTAGGCATATTGTTTTTTTATCCTCCTTCCCTATAAACCTCTGCACTTTCCAGTATATAATTGCATTGATAAACGTCATCCTGATTCAGTCTTAACCTACCTTTAATCGTGACTACCTGATCCATAGTGAACCTTGGGTGATTGGGGTTGAGCTTTAATTCAACAATAGATTCCGGACCACCATTTCCACAGAAAAAACAAGCAGAATATGGGTTTCGAGACAGGATATAGATTCCCTTTTTGTCGTCAATAGCCAGTATATATCCCTTAAGACATACATGTTTACCTTCCAATGATTTCACCTTTGGACCAAAATGAGGGTAGTAATAATAAGCATCAACCTCTTGGCTGTATTTGTCGGTAAACTGTACATCCATAAGTGTCTTCCAAGTAATGCTGGTTTGTGCAAGTGCGGGAGAACTGAGCAGTAAAAAAAGTATGGTTACAAGCTTAAGCATTGGTCAATGTTTTTGAGATATTGATATTGAATACTTGGATTCCAGGAAGTAAGGACGCCAATAATCCTATTGACAAGGCAGTTAAAAAATTCGCCATTCCTCTGCTGTCTATTCCCATCTGGAAAAACTGTCGAAATAATTTGCCTCCATCTGATAAGAAACCAACCACAACCCTACACGGTTGGGTGGTTTTCCCTATACCGGCCTCTCCTAGAATAGGTAAGCCCCCCTTCTTTAGCTCAATGTCAGGGAAGCTAAAGTGGTGCTGTTCATTATATGCGGAAATCAGTGACCTAGTCTTGAACATATCTTCTCCTTTTTGTTTGCAAACATAGCGAGTGATAATTTTAAACGCAATATTGTTGCGTTTAAAAAATGCACGACTATATTTGCAACATTGTTGCATTTAATAGTTTTATATGAAGAATCATCAGTTTATAGGTTCCAACATGGATTTTATAGGGTTCAGTGTTTCGTTGCTTTGTGCTGTGCATTGTATCGCATTACCCATATTTCTAAGTATTGTCCCACTTACCGGACTCCAGTTTCTAGATCATATCTGGATCGAGTATTCGATTATTCTAGCCAGTTTTATTATTGCCTCTTATGCCCTTATACATGGTTACTACAAACACCACCAAAAACCATTGGCAATGACTGTTGTAGTGGTTGGTTTTATACTGATTGTGACTGGTCATTTTTTACAAGATGAATGGAAAGAAATCATGCTGACTTCAAGTGGAGGAGTTGTGATAGCTATTGCTCACCTATTGAACTGGAAACACATTAAACAAGCGAATACCATGTTTCCAGAGTGTTTAGATCAAGATAAATCAAAGTAAAATGTTAGGAGTAAAAAAATTACCTGTAACTGTACTCAGTGGCTTTTTGGGCGCCGGAAAAACCACGTTGCTTAACCATATCCTACACAACAAGCAAGGGTTAAAAGTTGCTGTTATCGTAAATGATATGAGTGAAGTGAATATTGACGCACAGTTGGTAGAAAATGAAGGAACTCTTTCCAGAACAGAGGAAAAACTGGTAGAGATGAGTAATGGATGTATTTGCTGTACCTTACGTGAAGACCTTATGGTAGAAGTAGAGCGACTGGCCAAGGAAAACCGTTTTGATTATCTGGTAATTGAAAGTACTGGCATTTCTGAGCCAGTTCCAGTAGCCCAAACCTTTACCTTTCAGGATGAGCAAAACGGCATTGACCTAAGTAGGTTCAGTTATATTGATACAATGGTAACCGTAGTAGATGCCTTCAATTTTTTCAAGGACTTTGGGAGCAAAGAGCTTTTGCAGGACAGAAATCTGACAGATATGGAAGAAGATTACCGAACGATAGTCAACTTACTTACAGATCAGATCGAATTTGCCAATGTGATTATCTTAAATAAAGCAGACTTAGTATCAGAGGAAGTATTGGGGACTTTGAAGTCTGCCATACAAAAGCTTAATCCAGGGGCTAATATTTTGACAACATCCTATGGGAAAATCAGTCCGGATAAGATCCTGAAAACTGGATTGTTTGACTATGAAGAAGCTGAACAAAGTGCCGGTTGGATAGAAGAGTTGAAAAAAGACAGTCACAATCCGGAAACGGAAGAATATGGAGTTGGGTCATTTGTATTCAGGGATAAGCGACCGTTCCACCCAGCGCGGTTTTGGAAGTATATTCAGGAAGGTTTTCCCACCAGTATTATTCGCAGTAAAGGATTATTTTGGCTGTCTTCTCGGCCTGACCAAGCAATGGTATGGAGTCAGGCAGGAGGTTCGCTTCAGGCAGACAGTGCAGGAGTTTGGTGGAGCAGTATGCCCTACCATGTCCGTGCTGGTTTCCCAAGCTTTCTTTATAACCAAAAACAAATTGAAGATGGCTGGCATAAAATTTTTGGTGACCGAAAAAATGAGTTAGTGTTTATAGGACAGGACTTAAACAAAGCTCAAATATTGGAAGAGTTGGAAGCTTGTCTGTGTACAAAGGATGAGATAGCCAAGATAAGTTGGGAAAATGGAGGAGATGACCATTGGCCAGTACAACGTGCCATTCCTCCACATAAAAGTAAATTGAGTTCTTAAGCTTTATGAATTTGAACATGATTCACAAGTTCCATGAATGATGAAATCGGAGTGATCTTTTTGATATCCCTTCGGTAAAGAAATCTTGGGAATGTGGATATCTTCCATACAGTAGGTTTGTTCACACTTGTGACATACAAAATGTATATGATCATCTTCATGTTTCTCTGATGAACAATCATGGCTACACAGTGCATACTTTGCGATAGCCCCATGGACATCAGGCACCTTGTGGATCAACCCTTTTTCAACAAAAGCATCTAATGCCCGGTAGATAGTAACCCTATCCTGTCCGGGCTTTAATTTTTCAGTGATATCGTGATGGGACAAAGCATGTTTTGCCTCAGCAAATAAAGTCAACAACTCAATTCTAAATGGTGTTCTCCTTATACCATGCTCTTTTAAGCTTTCTTCTATATTAAACCTCTCCATGTCGCAAAAGTATATATTTAAACTGTTATTCAGGCATTCGATATACTATAATAGTGACGAATACAGACGCAACAACGTTTCGTTAATTTAACACATTTTACCTGATATAGAAGCTGGAAGTCCGTAGATCAATCTAACTTCCTATAATAC encodes:
- a CDS encoding DUF3299 domain-containing protein, producing MLKLVTILFLLLSSPALAQTSITWKTLMDVQFTDKYSQEVDAYYYYPHFGPKVKSLEGKHVCLKGYILAIDDKKGIYILSRNPYSACFFCGNGGPESIVELKLNPNHPRFTMDQVVTIKGRLRLNQDDVYQCNYILESAEVYREGG
- a CDS encoding MerC domain-containing protein, whose product is MKNHQFIGSNMDFIGFSVSLLCAVHCIALPIFLSIVPLTGLQFLDHIWIEYSIILASFIIASYALIHGYYKHHQKPLAMTVVVVGFILIVTGHFLQDEWKEIMLTSSGGVVIAIAHLLNWKHIKQANTMFPECLDQDKSK
- a CDS encoding GTP-binding protein is translated as MLGVKKLPVTVLSGFLGAGKTTLLNHILHNKQGLKVAVIVNDMSEVNIDAQLVENEGTLSRTEEKLVEMSNGCICCTLREDLMVEVERLAKENRFDYLVIESTGISEPVPVAQTFTFQDEQNGIDLSRFSYIDTMVTVVDAFNFFKDFGSKELLQDRNLTDMEEDYRTIVNLLTDQIEFANVIILNKADLVSEEVLGTLKSAIQKLNPGANILTTSYGKISPDKILKTGLFDYEEAEQSAGWIEELKKDSHNPETEEYGVGSFVFRDKRPFHPARFWKYIQEGFPTSIIRSKGLFWLSSRPDQAMVWSQAGGSLQADSAGVWWSSMPYHVRAGFPSFLYNQKQIEDGWHKIFGDRKNELVFIGQDLNKAQILEELEACLCTKDEIAKISWENGGDDHWPVQRAIPPHKSKLSS
- a CDS encoding Fur family transcriptional regulator, which translates into the protein MERFNIEESLKEHGIRRTPFRIELLTLFAEAKHALSHHDITEKLKPGQDRVTIYRALDAFVEKGLIHKVPDVHGAIAKYALCSHDCSSEKHEDDHIHFVCHKCEQTYCMEDIHIPKISLPKGYQKDHSDFIIHGTCESCSNS